GGGACATATCACGGTGGTCTCGGCAGTGACCGAACGACTTACAAACGTCGTCCAAATGAAGTCGTTCGGTCTGCCAAGTCACGGTTCCGGCAACTTCCGGAAACGAATCAATTCCGGCACTTCAGCCCTTCTTTCGTACATCCGCAGGGAACGACATTTGTTCTGGAATTTCTGGAAGCCGCGCGCCGACGCTTAACCCGATACCCAGACAAACCGTATTTATGGGAGAGAGCCACCACACGTCGCCGGAACCGGAGCTGCCAGAATTACAGTCAGGAGTGCATCTTCTCGACATGGAGGGAGACGACCGAGTGACGGGACCACTTCATTCGCTCGTCCTCGATCACCTCTTACTAAACGATGGAAGTGCGGTGTGGGTTGACGCGGGCGGCCACGCAGTCACGCAGTCGCTTGCGTCGCTCGCGCCGAGTATGCGGACGCTCGACCGAATCCACGTCGCTCGCGGGTTTACGCCGCACCAGCACTATCGACTCGTTGAACGACTCCCAGAGCAGATTGACGAGGAGACGTCGCTCGTCGTCTGTCCCGAACTTGACCGCCTCTACCGTGAGACTGAGACCTACGCTGACGAAGGCGACGAGTTGATGCTCCGCGCGTTGGCGACGGTCGCGGGACTTGCTCGTCGTCACGACATTCCCGTCCTCGTGACGCGCTCGACGGCGGATTCGTTCTCAGACCCGCTTGCAGCGGCCAGCGACGAGACGATTACTGTCGAGCAGACGAAGTTCGGGCCACGCTTCTCCTCTGAGGAGTTCGAGACGCTCGTCTATCCGATGGGCAATGGCGTCGTCCAGACAACGATTGCGTTCTGGCAACGCGTACTGGAAGCCCGCCAGCCAGCATACGAGACGGCATCCACCGAGACACCGCAGGAGGTGGCTGTGAATGGGTCGTACTAATCCAACGTATCGTGACGTCCTGCGGTCGGTACACGACAACTGGGAGGACTACCGACGCGCACTCCGAAGACCGGACAAACAGCGATTCGACCGCTTGTTCGAGGACGCCCGACAGTTCGCTGACGCGGGCGGGTATCTGAACCCACAGAATCCGATGAACGCTATCTTGTTCTCGATCTGTCTCGCCCAAGAGCAGCGTATCGAGGACCTCGAAGCAGAACTGGAAGGCGAGCGCGCAGAGAGCCCGCCAGCGACGGAATCAGGCGCGTAGGACCGATGTCCTACAAAATCGATTTTCTCGACGGCGAAGTCGTAGCGTGGTCGCTGACCGACGACGGCGCGGTTGGCGAGCGCGTACTAGATTACACCCCGAGTTTCTACGTTGGTGTCGGCGACGGAGACGACGAGTCGCTTACGAACGCTCGGGACGTGCTTGAACAGTTTCCGACCGTCGTTCGAACAGCCTTCGAGGAGTGACGACCGGGGTTTCGACACGACCACGAACAGATGCTTCGCGTAGACGTGAGCGACATTGAGGAAGTGTCGCGGATGGCCCGCTGGGTGCACGAGTGGGGTGACCCCGGCGAGTACCGCTGCTATAATGTGGATTTCTCCCGGGAGTTCCGGTACTGCCTCGAAACCGATTGTTCACCACTCCCTTCTCGTGAACTCTCCACGCTCGCAATCGAAGGCCACGCTCACGAATTCAGCGACTCGGAGGTCGCACCACTAACAGTCGGCGGCGAACAGGTAGGCCGGTCGCCTGACGTGGCACTGCCGACTATCGCGGAACGCATCGAGCGCGCCGACCCGGACGTACTGGTTGTGGATTCAGCCCAACTTCTCGCAGAACTGCACCAGATAGCCAACCGCTTCGGCTATGACCTCCAACTCGGACGGCGACCGGGCTTCCAGCAACTCGCTGGCGAATCCACGTACACCAGCTACGGCCGGGTCGGGCATTCTGCCGCCCGATATAATGTGCCGGGCCGTGTGATTATCGACCGTTCGAACACGTTCTTCCTCGGCGAAACGAATCTTTCCGGGTGTTTGGACCTCGTCGAACGGTCTCGGAAGCCCCTGCAGGAGTTGGCGTGGGCGTCCATCGGGAACGTTCTCACTGCAATCCAGATTCGGGAGGCGCTCTCGCGGGACGTGCTGGTGCCGTGGCAGGCGTGGCGACCGGAGAAATTCAAGACGATGGGGCAACTCCACGAAGGCGACCGTGGCGGGTTCACGTTCGCACCGGACGTCGGCGTTCACGAGGAAGTCCACGAACTCGATTTTTCGTCGTTATATCCGAACATCATCTGCACGCGAA
The sequence above is a segment of the Halorussus halophilus genome. Coding sequences within it:
- a CDS encoding P-loop NTPase family protein; amino-acid sequence: MGESHHTSPEPELPELQSGVHLLDMEGDDRVTGPLHSLVLDHLLLNDGSAVWVDAGGHAVTQSLASLAPSMRTLDRIHVARGFTPHQHYRLVERLPEQIDEETSLVVCPELDRLYRETETYADEGDELMLRALATVAGLARRHDIPVLVTRSTADSFSDPLAAASDETITVEQTKFGPRFSSEEFETLVYPMGNGVVQTTIAFWQRVLEARQPAYETASTETPQEVAVNGSY